In Afipia carboxidovorans OM5, the sequence GGATCGATTCTGGGAGACGTGCTGTGCGATAAAGGCTTCGAGCAGGTCTTCAACCCGGTCCGCAACTATTCGCCGGCGCGAGGCTGCCTTTTCCGCAGCGAGATCCCGTCCCTCGAGTTTTGCGGCAAACACCTTCTGCGCCGCCACGCGCGCCTGATTAAGCGTCACCCGGCCATACGGGCCTATAGTATATTTGCGCAGGCGTGAGCCCGATCCTGCTGTTCGATACATGACGACGAAAACCTTGCGGCCCTTGGGCGTTACTTTGACGCCGAATCCGGGACAGCCGAGATCCCAATAAACAAGATCATGGGACGGCGTTGGCAGCGCGTCGATCGCGCTCTTGGTCAGCTTCACCTGCGGCATTCGATCCCCCCGACCGGCGATGCTACCTCGAACCAACATAGGTAGCACCGCACGTGTTATGGTATGTTCGAACGTGACCGCCTGTCGTCAATGATGCAAGCTATATCAAGGCCATATCAACTCTCTGACAACAACTTCCATCCGTAGCAACTGCGCTCCCGAGAACCAACGGGGAGAGGGAGCACACCGCGGTCGTTGTTCGTCCTAACGTAACATCTTTAAATCGATGAGCGAATGAGTGAGCATCCACAGCAGTGACGGGAACGAGATATCAATTCCGCCAAACTGTGAACTACCTCAATCGACCAGAATCACCCGGACGTCGTTGACGTTGGTCAGCGTCGGGCCGGTGAGGATCAAATCGCCGGTCTGCTCGAAGAACGTCGTCGCATCGTTGTTGTCGAGATAGGCGACCGGGTCGAGCTTCAACTCCCGCATCTTCGCAAATGTCGTCTCGTCGGCGAGTGCGCCGGCCGGGTCGGTCGGCGAGCCGCCGCCGCCATCGGCGCCATCGGTGTCGGCGGCGAGAATCGAGATGCCCTTGGTGTCCGCAAGCGCCGCGGCCGCCGCGAGAACGTATTCCTGATTGGGTCCGCCGCGGCCGTTGCCGCGCACAATCACCGTGAGCTCGCCACCCGACATGATGGCGACGCGCCTGCCCTTGGCGCGGGCATCGAGCGCAAGGCGCGCGTGCTGGGTCGCGACCGCGCGCGCTTCGCCTTCAAGATCGGCGCCGAGATCGATCACCTCATAGCCCGCCTGCGCGGCGACACGCACCGCGGCCTGCAGCGAATCGCGTGGCTTGGCGACGATGTCGAAACGCGCGCGCTCGAACGCCTTGTCCTGCGGCTTGGCGCTTTCATTCTCGGGATTGGAAAGGGCGGCGCGCACCGCGTCATCGACCTGAAGTTTGTATCGCTCGACGATCTCGCGCGCATCGGCCAGCGTCGAGGGATCGGGCACGGTCGGGCCGGAGGCGATCACCGCGGGGTCGTCGCGCGGCACGTCGGAGATCGCAAGCGTCACGAGCTGCGCGGGATAGGCGGCGCGCGCGAGACGCCCGCCCTTGATGCGCGACAGATGCTTGCGCACGGTGTTCATTTCGGAGATCGGCGCGCCGGAGCGCAGCAGGCTTTTGTTGACCTGCTGCTTCTGCGCGTAGCTGACGCCCTCGACCGGGGCGATCCAGTTGGCCGAGCCGCCTCCGGAGATCAGCGCGAGCACAAGGTCGTCGGCACCGGCTTCGGACGCCAGCGCCAGCGCCTTCTCCGCGCCGCGAACGCTCGCCTCGTCCGGCACCGGGTGGCCGGCCTCGATCACCTCGATCCGGCGGGTCGGCACGGCGTGGCCGTGGCGGGTGGTGGCAACGCCGGAAATGCGGTCGAGGCTAAGTCCGGCTTCGTCCATGTAGTGCCGCTCGGCGGCGGCGGCCATGGCAGCGGCGGCCTTGCCTGCGGCCACCACGAACACGCGCCCGCGCGGCGGGCCGGGCAGATGGCGGCCCAGCATTTTGTCCGGATGGGCCGCCGCAACGGCAGCATCAAAAATGGCACGAAGCAGGGTGCGGTGGTTGCTCATCAAGGGCCCTTACGAATTCCGAACAGCGCATGCGTGGATAAGGAAAATGGCGGCGGATTACAACCTTTGGCCTAGAGGGAATGCAAGAGGAGTTATCGCTTCGGCGGGCGGTGATGGCTTTCATCGAGCCAAGATGCAACATTTGTAAACGGAGCGACCGAGCCTCCCTTGCAATGTGCCGGGAGGGCGCCTTTACGGGAAATTATCTATGTCCGATGCCGTCATCGTTTCCACAGCCCGCACGCCGATCGGCAAGGCCTATCGTGGTGCACTGAATGCCACTGAAGGCGCGACGCTGTTCGCACATGCGATCAAAGCCGCGGTGGAGCGGGCGCAGCTCGACCCTGCCGAGGTGGAGGACGTGGTGATGGGTGCCGCGCTGCAGCAAGGGGCGACCTTTGCCAACATCGCACGCAAGGCACTGCTGCGTGCGGGTCTGCCCGTCACGGTCGCCGGCACCACGGTGGACCGTCAGTGTGCATCGGGTCTACAGGCGATTGCGAATGCGGCGCGCTCGGTGCTGTTCGATGGCGTCGGGATCGCGGTGGCGGGCGGCGGCGAATCGATCAGCCTCGTTCAGAACGACAAGATGAACATGTTTCATGCGGTCGATCCGGCGCTGCAGGAGATCAAGCCCGATATTTACATGTCGATGCTCGACACCGCCGAGGTGGTGGCGAAGCGCTACGGCATTTCGCGCGAGCGGCAGGATGAGTACGCGCTGGAAAGCCAGCGCCGCATCGCCGCCGCGCAGCAGGCGGGCCGGTTCAA encodes:
- a CDS encoding glycerate kinase type-2 family protein, which codes for MSNHRTLLRAIFDAAVAAAHPDKMLGRHLPGPPRGRVFVVAAGKAAAAMAAAAERHYMDEAGLSLDRISGVATTRHGHAVPTRRIEVIEAGHPVPDEASVRGAEKALALASEAGADDLVLALISGGGSANWIAPVEGVSYAQKQQVNKSLLRSGAPISEMNTVRKHLSRIKGGRLARAAYPAQLVTLAISDVPRDDPAVIASGPTVPDPSTLADAREIVERYKLQVDDAVRAALSNPENESAKPQDKAFERARFDIVAKPRDSLQAAVRVAAQAGYEVIDLGADLEGEARAVATQHARLALDARAKGRRVAIMSGGELTVIVRGNGRGGPNQEYVLAAAAALADTKGISILAADTDGADGGGGSPTDPAGALADETTFAKMRELKLDPVAYLDNNDATTFFEQTGDLILTGPTLTNVNDVRVILVD